Proteins encoded together in one Osmia lignaria lignaria isolate PbOS001 chromosome 4, iyOsmLign1, whole genome shotgun sequence window:
- the NPF gene encoding neuropeptide F → MQSTRTTNTIYMFVVLLTFGMAIVHGEPQPMAKPTLPGEFKSAEELSRYINHVIDYYTLSGRARYGKRGSIPFSESDTNDGWDTVRTILEIPQSSQRTKFEKRKQEENRFIRELENSNNKKHSSRIDVRPCHTLDIVERYYGDVQ, encoded by the exons ATGCAATCCACACGCACTACGAATACCATCTACATGTTCGTCGTTCTGTTGACTTTTGGAATGGCGATTGTACACGGCGAACCGCAACCAATGGCTAAACCGACGCTTCCGGGAGAATTTAAGAGCGCGGAAGAATTAAGTAGATACATTAATCACGTGATAGACTACTACACGCTTAGCGGAAGAGCCAG GTATGGAAAAAGGGGAAGCATTCCGTTCTCTGAATCGGATACTAATGATGGATGGGATACGGTGAGAACAATCCTGGAGATTCCACAATCATCGCAACGAACGAAATTCGAGAAACGAAAGCAAGAAGAGAATCGATTCATTCGCGAACTCGAGAACTCGAACAATAAAAAGCACTCTTCAAGGATCGATGTCCGACCATGTCATACGCTAGACATAGTTGAACGATACTATGGTGATGTGCAATAA